GTCCCTGGCTGAAGATGCTTGTGACCTCGGCCCAATGATTGTTCACTGACCCCGGAGGCCCATACTCACGCAAAATCGATCCCCACCATTCGAAGGCGGCTTGGGCTTCCGGCGTGTTAAAGGCCACATCGCCGCTCTGGCGATTGAACCACTGCCCACCAAAATCGTAGAGGACGGGGGCAAACATCGACGTGGCGGCGGCGCCCTTGCCCCGGAGCACGATCCCGAAGACCTGCTTGTTGGTGCCCTGGTAGATCACCTTGGCGGCATTTCGGACATCCTGCCATGTCTTGGGGCGCTCGAGCTTGAACTGCTGGAAGAGATCCCGCCGGTAATAGAGAATCGGCAAGGCCGAAGCGCGGTCAGGGACGATCGGGATCTGTCCCTCGACCGTGGCCGCCTCGCGCAGGTTGGGAAGGAAGTCGTTCCAGGCGAACTCCGGGTTGGTTACCTCGGCGTTTCCGATCATTGGTCGTAGATCGGTATACCAGCCCGAGGTGAAGAACTGCCGGCCCTCTTGGCCGTAGTAGCTCAAATAGACATCGAGGTCGGTCGTGCCGGCCAGGTGCTCCACCTTCACCTTCTGGCGCCACAAATCCTCGGGCAGCATCTCCCACTGCACCTTGATCCCGGTCAGCTGTTCGAATTCGGACAGCCGAGCCTCCTGGATCTCCGACAGCGGGAATTTGAGGGTGAGCACGCGCAGCTTGGCTCCAGCGTGCTTTCTCCAGTCGAACGCGGCCCCAGCCGCGGAGACCGGAGAGCCGGCCCGGTTCAAGGCGGCCAGTGCCGAACCGCCGGCGAGGGCGACGGTACCAAGGAATCGGCGCCGGGAGAGATGGATCGCCATGGCTCGTCCTCCTCTGGTCTCGGCAATCGGTACCGCCCACACTCGG
This portion of the bacterium genome encodes:
- a CDS encoding extracellular solute-binding protein; this translates as MAIHLSRRRFLGTVALAGGSALAALNRAGSPVSAAGAAFDWRKHAGAKLRVLTLKFPLSEIQEARLSEFEQLTGIKVQWEMLPEDLWRQKVKVEHLAGTTDLDVYLSYYGQEGRQFFTSGWYTDLRPMIGNAEVTNPEFAWNDFLPNLREAATVEGQIPIVPDRASALPILYYRRDLFQQFKLERPKTWQDVRNAAKVIYQGTNKQVFGIVLRGKGAAATSMFAPVLYDFGGQWFNRQSGDVAFNTPEAQAAFEWWGSILREYGPPGSVNNHWAEVTSIFSQGRAAMLFDDITFITIFSDPSKSAIVNKVGYAVAPQGPRSGDWRKLSAYAPGVNGLAISGLTKQKAPAWYLVQYMSDRKTSKQYMLKGGLAPRQSAWGDPEVVKALDPEFLEAGRASAQINYPGAAPLSITNVSKARDYIGQVIVTAIQGGNVKAALNVAYNECVELLKEERAKKS